Part of the Thermodesulfobacteriota bacterium genome is shown below.
GGCCAGGCAGCCCGCCGCGGCCGACGCCCCCGCCGGCCTGGCTCCGTCCCCGGAGGTGCCTTGAGATGAGGCGAGCTTCCGCCCCCCTCCTCCCCGCCCTCGCCTCCTGCCTGGCCCTTGCCCTCTGGGGCTGCGCCACCCTGGCGCCCGAGTACGCCCGGCCCGAGGCGCCGGTCGCGCCCGCCTGGCCGAGCGGGCCGGCGTATGCCGCGGTCGAGCCCGGCGCCCCGGCCCCGGCCGAACTCGCGTGGCAGCGCTTCTTCGTCGACGAGAAGCTCCGGGCTCTCCTGGAGCTCGCCCTGGAGAACAACCGGGACCTGCGGGTGGCCGCCCTCCAGCTCGAGCGCTCCCGGGCCCAGTATCGGATTCAGCGCGCCGAGCTCTTTCCCGCGGTCCACGCCGCGGGTGCCGCCTTGGCCCAGCGAATTCCGGCCGACCTCTCGCCCACCGGCGAGTCCACGATCGCCCGGCAGTACACCGTGGGAGGGGGCGTGGCGGGCTACGAGCTCGACCTCTTCGGCCGGGTCCGCAGCCTCGAGCACCGGGGCCTCGAAGCGTTCCTCGCCACCGAGCAGGCCAAGCGCAGCGTCCAGATTAGCCTGCTTTCCGAGGTGGCCGTGCGGTACCTGGCCCTCGCGGCGGACCAGGAGCGCCTGCGGCTCGCCCGCGACACCCTCGCCTCCCAGGAGGCGTCCTACGGGCTCATCCGCCGGCGCGCCGAGCTCGGCATCGCCTCCGAGCTCGACCTGCGCCAGGCCCAGACGAGCGTGGAGACAGCGCGGGCCGACATCGCCCGCTTCACCGCCCGGGTGGCCCAGAATCGAAA
Proteins encoded:
- a CDS encoding efflux transporter outer membrane subunit; this translates as MRRASAPLLPALASCLALALWGCATLAPEYARPEAPVAPAWPSGPAYAAVEPGAPAPAELAWQRFFVDEKLRALLELALENNRDLRVAALQLERSRAQYRIQRAELFPAVHAAGAALAQRIPADLSPTGESTIARQYTVGGGVAGYELDLFGRVRSLEHRGLEAFLATEQAKRSVQISLLSEVAVRYLALAADQERLRLARDTLASQEASYGLIRRRAELGIASELDLRQAQTSVETARADIARFTARVAQNRNALQLLVGTGMGPELLPDELGAVTVLQDLSPGLPSEVLQGRPDILQAEHELRSANANIGAARAAFFPRITLTTSLGLGSDELSGLFDGGARTWSFLPQITVPLFTAGANQANLAVAEADREIALTRYEKAIQDAFREVADALAERGTLGDLLAAQEALVEAAAVTHRLSDARYRGGVDSYLAVLDAQRALYAA